The genomic interval tcgtcgtccagCTCGATCTCTTGGACGCGTGCAGCCCCGTCTGCGCCACCACCCGAGATGCGCCGAAACACTCTCTCGAAATCTGAAAACAGCAgtcggccgtcgccgtctcgaTCCGCCTCGCGTACCATCAAGTCGACGTCCTCGCTGCTGAGCGAGCTGCCGACAGCCtgtgcggcgagcgccacgTCCGCCGCGGTGACGTAACCTGAGAAATAAAAACGCGCCTTGAGTCATCTGGTGAGGCGCCGGAGAGTGAGAGGGGAGCCACTctgaggccgcagacgcgagcaaGGCGGCGACTCTCGAAATCCTGGAGCAACGGCCGGCACGACGGGAGGGAGAGTGACACGCGCCGACAGAgaaagagcgaggaagacacgCGGGGAAGGAGCCCGACTTGAGAGACGCCCAGtaagaaggcgccgcgcgagcgtgaACGCACCGAGACCACAGGCCCCGCCACGTACCTTTCTTTTCCACGTCGAAGAGCCGGAAAATTTCTCGCAGTTCCTCGCTcgtgctgcgctgcggccACGCGCCCACGCAGAGATGAAGAAATCCATCCAGATCTATcaacggcgacgcagcggaagcagaggaggaaacgggagaggcagccgacggagaggcaggcTGGGCGGACGCACGCGATGTCGCCGTGCTGAGAAATCGGTCAATCTGAAGGAAGACAGAAAGCAcagagacggagagaggatgaaggacgcctgcgcgtgTAGGACAGCTGCGGGAGCAAAAGCTGTGGGGAGtgcttccgccgcgtgcctcctcctcacgcgcgcgtcttccgctcagccgcctctctccccgcccgctcggcctccgcgtcggggTAGCCACTGCCGCTGTCCCATGAGCTGCACTCTATATTACCTTTCATAAGTTGCATTTAGGGTTTGGGGTCACTGTATGACACATCTTCTATCTACGTTTAAGTGGCTCTTCTAAGCCTGCTTCGCTCCTCTGCTTTTTCTGAGGAAAGAAAACTCTCGGGTTttctggcgcctcgccgggCGATGCCGCGCCCGGTCTCTCTGTACACTCCGTCGCTTCGCTGCTAAGGAGAGGCCTCAGCTTCCAGTCCGACGCAGAGATCGacagacggcggcagcgctgcgcgtggGAGCGGAGCGCCCGCAGGGCGCAAGACGCTTCTGCGTTGTCAACTGTGACCAAATGGGCAGAGAGATACGAGTTTCATTCGGGGCACAACGAGATGTTCGCCAGCGGACCTTCTCACCACTAAGTCGTCGCCGTTGACGCCGAGAGCTCTGCACGCTGCCTTCAGTTCGCGTCGGTCTAGGAAtccgtcgcggtcgccgtcgaAGAGCGCAAAGGCGCGCTGGatgtcgcggcgccgctctgaagcctcggcgcccgcgccgccgtcgcgccttcgctcctgctggcgcggcggcggcaacgaagacgaagagagcgcgagggacgcagcAAGCACCGGTTtctgcgcggaggcctcacgaggcccgcgccgcccgcgcacctccgcggcctccgcccctcGAGTTGGcatgcctccgcctcgcggtcgccttcAGCAagcacgcgcgagagcgggTCGACACACTCGCAACGAGGCACCCGGAGAAaacggcgcacgcagaggtgGAAATATAAACGATGCCGCGTAGGGTGGATGCTGACGAGACGCAGGCCCCCTGGAAGCAGAGAAGTTGGACAGCTTTGCCGGGAGGAACGCAGACAGGGGTgcacggcgcgccgccgcgtctcagCTAGACGAACGAGGAAAGAttcagcctctgcggcgacgcgaaagcATGCGGACCTCGCATAAGTGCCTGGGTGGAAGGATAGGGCTAAGGGCTGCGCTGATgttgcagaagaagagggaaaaaAATTCAGGCGCTACGAAGCTAAgcccgcgagaagcagagcgaggGCGGACTGATGGGGGACAAGGCCCGCAGGAAAAGAAAACCGGTAAGACGCGGCTACGACCGGGATATTTTCGAcgcaaaaagagaaaaggcgaCTTCTTGAGGCGATGGACACGGAGTTGCTTCGATTCACGAGGTGGAAACctgagaagcggcggcgatTGTGGACGCGATACGGTTGTCTCCTGAGTGCATGCGCCGAAGCGACTCGACAAAGTCGGGGAACGCCCACCGACTACCCTTACGCAGC from Besnoitia besnoiti strain Bb-Ger1 chromosome XI, whole genome shotgun sequence carries:
- a CDS encoding EF hand domain-containing protein (encoded by transcript BESB_021870); protein product: MPTRGAEAAEVRGRRGPREASAQKPVLAASLALSSSSLPPPRQQERRRDGGAGAEASERRRDIQRAFALFDGDRDGFLDRRELKAACRALGVNGDDLVIDRFLSTATSRASAQPASPSAASPVSSSASAASPLIDLDGFLHLCVGAWPQRSTSEELREIFRLFDVEKKGYVTAADVALAAQAVGSSLSSEDVDLMVREADRDGDGRLLFSDFERVFRRISGGGADGAARVQEIELDDEDDF